The following coding sequences lie in one Negativicutes bacterium genomic window:
- the thiM gene encoding hydroxyethylthiazole kinase: MTENVINILDDIKKHSPLVHHITNYVTVNDCANIALAIGASPVMAQDINEVADMVSIAKALVINIGTLSASSVEAMIVAGQKAKKIGVPIIFDPVGVGATPYRNSVADRILAEVRPDVIRGNISEIKCLSGFASKTKGVDSLEDDNGIEEIGLNLAKKIQGVIAITGKRDLIISEKEAVYLDNGDFMLTKVTGTGCMTSTLIGCAVGSGNVFWGAVAGVCFMGIAGEIAKEKLQVGEGLGSYRVRLLDAISNLDRTSVEKYIKIV, from the coding sequence ATGACAGAAAATGTTATTAATATTTTAGATGATATCAAAAAACATAGCCCGTTAGTGCATCATATAACCAACTATGTTACGGTAAATGATTGTGCTAATATTGCATTGGCGATTGGTGCTTCACCGGTTATGGCTCAAGATATCAATGAAGTAGCAGATATGGTTAGTATTGCTAAAGCTTTAGTCATTAATATTGGGACATTAAGTGCTAGTAGTGTTGAAGCAATGATTGTTGCTGGTCAAAAAGCAAAAAAAATAGGTGTGCCAATAATTTTTGATCCGGTTGGCGTTGGAGCAACTCCTTATCGCAATAGTGTTGCCGATAGAATTTTAGCAGAAGTAAGGCCTGATGTGATTAGAGGTAATATTTCAGAAATAAAATGTTTATCAGGTTTTGCTTCGAAAACTAAAGGAGTTGATTCGCTGGAAGATGATAACGGGATTGAAGAAATTGGCTTAAATTTAGCTAAAAAAATTCAAGGAGTTATCGCAATTACCGGTAAACGTGATCTTATCATTAGTGAGAAAGAAGCTGTTTATCTTGATAATGGCGACTTTATGTTGACGAAAGTTACCGGAACCGGTTGCATGACATCGACTTTAATTGGTTGTGCGGTTGGGAGTGGTAATGTATTTTGGGGTGCTGTTGCTGGTGTTTGCTTTATGGGGATTGCCGGTGAAATTGCCAAAGAAAAATTACAGGTTGGTGAAGGATTAGGTAGTTATCGGGTAAGGTTATTGGATGCTATTTCAAATCTGGATAGAACTTCAGTGGAAAAATATATAAAAATAGTGTGA
- a CDS encoding MBL fold metallo-hydrolase → MSKLEVYFLGHSGFAIELNDKLLIFDYYIDDNNVLTKLFLKNHKKYFFSSHNHHDHYNEEILKYASANTYYILSDDIVLQKNISNVNLISPDNEIIIGDITVKTIGSTDAGVAFIVQFNDWTIFHAGDLNWWHWNGDTEDNLKFAAENFQKELSKIKGFYFDVAFFPVDARLEEHSAKGVNEFLHCVKVDHIVPMHMHGLVWRENKVVTKNGESKIWFPEQYGDKVTFEK, encoded by the coding sequence ATGAGTAAGCTCGAAGTTTATTTTTTGGGTCACAGTGGCTTTGCAATTGAATTAAATGATAAATTATTAATTTTTGATTATTATATTGATGATAATAATGTTTTGACAAAGCTTTTTCTAAAAAATCATAAGAAATATTTTTTTTCTTCACACAACCATCATGACCACTATAATGAAGAAATATTAAAATATGCTAGTGCTAATACCTACTATATTTTAAGTGATGATATAGTGTTACAAAAAAATATTAGTAATGTGAATTTAATAAGTCCTGACAATGAAATAATAATAGGTGATATCACTGTAAAAACTATTGGTTCGACTGATGCTGGGGTTGCGTTTATTGTTCAATTTAATGATTGGACTATTTTTCATGCTGGAGATTTGAACTGGTGGCACTGGAATGGTGATACTGAAGATAATTTGAAATTCGCAGCAGAAAATTTTCAAAAGGAACTTTCTAAAATTAAAGGTTTTTATTTTGATGTTGCTTTTTTCCCGGTGGATGCTCGTCTGGAAGAACACAGTGCTAAAGGGGTTAATGAATTTTTGCACTGTGTGAAAGTTGATCATATTGTGCCGATGCATATGCATGGGTTAGTTTGGCGAGAAAATAAAGTTGTGACGAAAAATGGTGAAAGTA
- the thiW gene encoding energy coupling factor transporter S component ThiW, translated as MNLRKIILTALFMAIGVLSAHLIVIPVGVAKCFPVQHAINILLAVLVGTRGAVMGSFGIALLRNLLGTGSIMAFPGSIFGAFLASVAYNKTKSVYVAALGEVFGTGIIGGTVAFFLAKVLLGSSIGAFYYVFPFVISSAGGSFIAVLLYKFLGEAILKKYLMI; from the coding sequence ATGAATTTGCGAAAGATTATTTTAACGGCCTTATTTATGGCTATTGGGGTTTTATCAGCACATTTAATCGTTATTCCAGTTGGTGTGGCAAAATGTTTTCCGGTACAACATGCAATAAATATATTACTGGCAGTGTTGGTTGGAACTAGGGGTGCGGTTATGGGTTCCTTTGGAATTGCTTTATTGAGAAACTTATTAGGGACAGGTAGTATCATGGCTTTTCCGGGGAGTATTTTTGGGGCGTTTTTAGCAAGTGTTGCTTATAATAAAACTAAATCGGTTTATGTTGCGGCCTTGGGGGAAGTTTTTGGCACAGGAATTATTGGTGGAACTGTGGCTTTTTTCTTAGCAAAAGTTCTACTAGGTAGTAGTATTGGGGCGTTTTATTATGTGTTTCCTTTTGTGATAAGCTCTGCTGGTGGAAGTTTTATTGCAGTGTTGTTATATAAATTTTTGGGTGAAGCAATTTTGAAAAAATATTTAATGATATAG